A window of the Tiliqua scincoides isolate rTilSci1 chromosome 5, rTilSci1.hap2, whole genome shotgun sequence genome harbors these coding sequences:
- the CPVL gene encoding LOW QUALITY PROTEIN: probable serine carboxypeptidase CPVL (The sequence of the model RefSeq protein was modified relative to this genomic sequence to represent the inferred CDS: deleted 2 bases in 1 codon), with product MYRTTLLLPLLSLSLTLALATTREQENVFRKMFERVECLGASRGDPGQPLFLTHYIESGNTEEGRQLSLVGPLPGANEKSYSGYLTVNKTHSSNLFFWFFPAQVQAETAPILLWLAGGPGGPSMFALFVENGPYVAHKNLTLYERRFSWTSKFSMLYIDNPIGTGFSFTDGTGYATNEDDVGRDLYSALVQFFQLFPEYQKNDFYATGESYAGKYVPAIGYYIHINNPTAKIKINFKGIAIGDGLCDPELIIGGYPQLLYQTSLVDAMQREYVQRQIDLGVKYIQQKKWRVKYIQQKKWREAFEVFIRVINNLSTGNDSFLQTVTGCSSFENLLQCQDPPDYKYFENLLSMPEVRKSIHVGNLTFHNGSIVAEHLLEDVMKTIKPWLAVLMNNYRVLLYNGQLDILVGPPLTERFLPSVPWTKVEEYKNANRTVWKIDPKDSEVAGYVRQAGEFYQDIVRGAGHIVPYDQPERALDMMDRFISGRGWKANER from the exons ATGTATAGGACAACACTTCTGCTACCTTTGCTGAGTCTGAGCTTGACCTTGGCACTCGCCACCACCCGTGAGCAGGAGAAT GTGTTTCGAAAGATGTTTGAAAGAGTCGAGTGCTTGGGGGCATCAAGAGGAGATCCTGGTCAACCGCTGTTTCTGACGCATTATATTGAAAGTGGCAATACTGAAGAAG GAAGGCAATTAAGTCTCGTGGGCCCTCTCCCAGGAGCCAACGAGAAGAGTTATTCAGGGTATCTCACAGTCAACAAGACTCACAGCAGCAACCTCTTCTTCTGGTTCTTCCCTGCTCAG GTGCAGGCAGAGACTGCCCCCATCCTCCTCTGGCTTGCAGGTGGACCCGGAGGACCATCTATGTTTgccctttttgttgaaaatggaCCATATGTTGCCCACAAGAATCTCACAT TATATGAACGAAGGTTTTCTTGGACATCTAAGTTTTCCATGCTTTACATTGACAATCCA ATTGGAACGGGCTTCAGTTTCACGGATGGTACAGGATATGCAACAAACGAAGATGATGTTGGCAGAGATTTATATAG TGCCCTCGTCCAGTTTTTCCAGCTCTTTCCTGAGTATCAGAAAAATGACTTCTATGCAACAGGAGAA TCTTATGCAGGAAAATACGTACCAGCCATTGGCTACTATATCCACATCAACAATCCTACAGCGAAGATAAAGATAAACTTTAAGGGTATTGCGATTGGAGATGGCTTATGTGACCCTGAATTG ATCATTGGTGGCTATCCACAATTGTTATATCAAACTAGCTTGGTGGATGCGATGCAGAGAGAGTATGTCCAGCGGCAGATTGATTTGGGAGTAAAATACATCCAGCAGAAGAAATGGAGAGTAAAATACATCCAGCAGAAGAAATGGAGAGAAGCCTTTGAAGT CTTTATTAGG GTGATTAATAATCTGTCGACTGGTAATGATTCCTTTCTTCAAACTGTTACAGGGTGTAGTTCTTTTGAGAATTTGTTGCAGTGCCAG gaTCCTCCTGATTACAAGTATTTTGAAAATCTGCTCTCCATGCCAGAAGTAAGGAAATCGATCCACGTTGGAAACTTAACTTTCCATAATGGGAGCATAGTTGCAGAACATTTGCTTGAAGATGTGATGAAGACAATAAAGCCATGGTTGGCTGTTCTAATGAATAACTATAGG GTTCTCTTGTACAATGGACAGCTTGACATCCTCGTAGGTCCCCCATTGACAGAACGATTTCTGCCTAGCGTGCCGTGGACCAAAGTGGAAGAGTACAAGAATGCTAACAGAACTGTATGGAAAATAGATCCTAAAGATTCAGAAGTAGCTGGCTATGTACGCCAAGCAGGTGAATTCTATCAG